In a genomic window of Gloeocapsopsis dulcis:
- a CDS encoding DUF4351 domain-containing protein → MIDHDRLFKELLTTFFWEFIELFFPAVTTYLERDSITFLDKELFSDVTSGERREVDLVAQAKFRGQETFFLIHCEHQSHPAADFGRRMFHYFARLYEKYALPVYPIVLFSYNTPQRSEPTSHQVIFPDKTILEFNYSVIQLNRLHWREYLRQENPIAAALMAKMQIQPQDRPTVKLECLRLLATLRLDPARMQLISGFIDTYLRLNAQEEQLFQTQLSTLELFQQEEVMEIVTSWMERGIEQGRQEGRQEGKQEGKQEEARSLILRLLNRRIGSVDSQLQAQIRSLLLSQLEELGEALLDFTDASDLQTWLEQHSSSN, encoded by the coding sequence ATGATAGACCACGATCGCCTCTTCAAAGAACTGCTCACCACATTCTTTTGGGAATTTATCGAACTATTCTTTCCTGCTGTCACTACTTATCTAGAACGCGACTCAATTACATTCTTAGACAAAGAACTCTTCAGTGATGTCACATCAGGAGAACGCCGCGAAGTTGATTTAGTTGCCCAAGCCAAGTTTAGAGGACAAGAGACATTTTTCCTAATCCACTGCGAACACCAATCGCACCCCGCAGCCGATTTTGGCAGAAGGATGTTTCACTACTTCGCACGTTTATATGAAAAATACGCCCTCCCCGTCTACCCCATAGTTCTCTTTTCCTACAACACCCCACAACGCAGCGAACCAACCTCACACCAAGTGATATTCCCCGACAAAACAATCCTCGAATTCAACTACAGTGTCATCCAACTCAACCGTCTGCACTGGCGAGAATATCTGCGACAAGAAAACCCCATCGCTGCCGCACTGATGGCAAAAATGCAGATTCAGCCCCAAGATAGACCAACAGTAAAATTAGAATGTCTCCGTCTACTAGCAACACTGCGGTTAGATCCAGCCAGAATGCAGCTGATTTCAGGTTTTATCGATACCTACCTGCGCCTCAACGCCCAAGAAGAACAACTCTTTCAAACACAACTGAGTACACTGGAATTATTTCAACAGGAGGAAGTCATGGAAATCGTCACCAGTTGGATGGAACGTGGAATTGAACAAGGTAGACAGGAAGGTAGACAGGAAGGTAAGCAAGAAGGTAAACAGGAAGAAGCGCGATCGCTGATCCTGCGTCTACTCAATCGCCGGATCGGTTCAGTCGATTCACAATTACAAGCACAGATTCGTAGTTTATTGCTTTCGCAATTAGAAGAGTTAGGCGAAGCTTTATTAGACTTTACTGATGCTTCTGACTTACAGACTTGGTTAGAGCAGCACTCCAGTAGTAATTAA
- a CDS encoding SGNH/GDSL hydrolase family protein yields the protein MKFSTTYWIPSIAIIALTATEIALRLAFGLGNPVLSQADADTGYRFQPNQKLSRFGKTIEYNQYSQRSEPITLEKPQGTLRILMIGDSVLNGGNPTDQSQILSELFKAKLSTSQDSTQVLNASAGSWGIGNQLGYLRKFGTFQADAVILQIGTHDLIQPKSTSERVGRDPNYPNQAPLLAIQELVSRYALPKTTRLLKLNSSSTEIPEVASNQQKLQFEQNMESFKNIVNRLRTENIPVFVLYTPNRADLLPNFNSPPYKSEFFQLLKSLEIPVIDTHTNWSNLPPATVVTYFRDQVHLSVAGNQAAAELLFQQLCMKRQSTACSQNLARFSALKP from the coding sequence ATGAAGTTCTCTACTACTTACTGGATACCTAGTATTGCCATTATTGCCTTAACAGCAACCGAGATCGCTTTAAGACTTGCCTTTGGCTTAGGTAATCCTGTCTTATCGCAAGCAGATGCTGATACTGGCTACCGCTTTCAACCTAATCAAAAACTATCTCGCTTTGGTAAAACAATTGAATACAACCAATACTCGCAACGTTCAGAACCAATTACTCTAGAAAAGCCACAAGGAACACTCAGAATTCTCATGATTGGTGATTCTGTTCTTAATGGTGGCAATCCAACAGACCAAAGTCAAATTCTTTCAGAACTTTTCAAAGCAAAATTATCCACATCTCAAGATTCTACTCAAGTTCTCAATGCTTCAGCCGGTTCTTGGGGGATTGGCAATCAACTCGGATATTTGCGTAAATTTGGTACATTTCAAGCAGATGCGGTTATTTTACAAATCGGTACTCACGATTTAATCCAACCTAAAAGTACCAGTGAACGAGTTGGACGCGATCCAAATTATCCGAACCAAGCACCTCTTTTGGCGATTCAAGAACTTGTTTCTCGCTACGCTTTACCCAAAACAACTCGCCTTCTCAAGCTCAACTCATCTTCTACTGAAATTCCAGAAGTAGCATCAAATCAACAAAAACTTCAGTTCGAGCAAAACATGGAGAGCTTCAAAAACATAGTAAATCGACTTCGTACTGAGAATATTCCAGTCTTTGTTTTATATACACCCAACCGAGCAGATTTACTTCCTAACTTCAATTCTCCTCCTTACAAATCTGAGTTTTTTCAACTGTTAAAATCTCTAGAGATTCCTGTAATTGATACTCACACAAACTGGTCAAACTTACCACCAGCTACCGTAGTAACTTATTTTCGAGATCAAGTACATCTGAGCGTAGCAGGAAATCAAGCAGCCGCCGAATTACTCTTTCAACAACTTTGTATGAAACGTCAATCAACAGCTTGTAGTCAAAATTTAGCCAGGTTTTCAGCTTTGAAACCATAG
- a CDS encoding glycosyltransferase family 2 protein encodes MLEQITPLILTFNEAANIHRTLQHLTWAKQIIVIDSYSSDVTIDILRSYTQVQIFQRKFDTHTNQWNYGLQQVKTEWVLSLDADYILTEGLITEINALSKDSLVDSYFVKFKYCVFGKPLQGTLLPPREVLFKRDKAIYIDDGHTQLLQINGKSAMLSSYIYHDDRKPLTRWLWAQDRYMIIEAKKLLETPTQELSFGDRIRKQKILAPFAILFYCLIINRGILDGWAGWYYAFQRALAEILLSIRLIEAEINQHQNLETKYPDGNVATSLLTK; translated from the coding sequence ATGCTTGAACAGATAACTCCCCTTATCCTTACATTCAACGAAGCTGCCAACATTCACCGTACGCTTCAGCATCTAACTTGGGCAAAACAAATAATAGTTATTGACAGTTACAGTTCTGACGTAACTATAGACATTCTGCGCTCATACACTCAAGTTCAAATATTTCAGCGAAAATTTGATACGCACACTAACCAATGGAACTATGGCTTACAGCAGGTCAAAACAGAATGGGTATTGTCGCTAGATGCAGACTATATTCTTACAGAGGGCTTAATTACTGAAATCAATGCTCTCTCAAAAGATTCATTAGTAGATAGCTACTTTGTTAAATTCAAATACTGCGTTTTTGGTAAACCTCTACAAGGTACACTACTTCCGCCGCGTGAAGTTCTCTTTAAAAGAGATAAAGCTATTTACATTGATGACGGACATACACAGTTATTACAGATAAATGGCAAGTCCGCCATGCTCTCATCTTATATCTATCATGACGATCGCAAACCTTTAACCAGATGGCTATGGGCACAAGATCGCTACATGATCATCGAGGCAAAAAAACTACTAGAGACTCCTACTCAAGAACTTAGCTTCGGCGATCGCATCCGAAAACAAAAAATCTTAGCTCCTTTTGCAATTTTATTTTATTGCTTAATCATCAACAGAGGTATCCTAGACGGCTGGGCTGGTTGGTACTACGCCTTCCAACGTGCTTTAGCTGAAATTCTTCTCTCTATTCGCTTAATAGAAGCTGAAATAAACCAACATCAAAATTTAGAGACAAAATATCCTGATGGAAATGTAGCTACTAGCTTGCTAACAAAATAA
- a CDS encoding class I SAM-dependent methyltransferase, translating to METTSSKYEYSYVDSNSGHHHTYLLSPLLEILSKATPTSQQKLRILDLGCGNGSLSNLVAQQGYEVVGVEASESGYNFATLNFPSCQFIQASIYELPYEKLEHSFDIVISSEVIEHLLYPRELLKAAKRCLKRHGRLIITTPYHGYFKNVVMAISGKMDGHFTALWDGGHVKFFSVKTLTALLQEEGFTNLNFKFAGRFPYLWKSMLCSSSFIEA from the coding sequence ATGGAAACAACTTCTAGCAAGTATGAATATTCTTATGTGGATAGTAATTCAGGACATCATCATACCTATTTGCTCTCTCCTCTTCTAGAAATACTTTCTAAAGCAACCCCTACCAGTCAACAAAAACTACGTATTCTTGATCTAGGTTGTGGTAACGGAAGTCTCAGTAACTTAGTTGCACAACAAGGATATGAAGTCGTTGGAGTTGAAGCATCTGAATCAGGTTATAACTTTGCTACTCTAAACTTCCCTAGTTGCCAATTTATTCAAGCAAGCATATACGAGTTGCCCTATGAAAAACTAGAACATTCATTTGATATTGTTATTTCTTCTGAAGTAATTGAACACTTACTTTACCCCAGAGAGTTATTAAAGGCAGCTAAAAGATGCTTGAAGCGACATGGTCGTTTAATCATCACTACCCCCTATCACGGTTACTTCAAAAATGTAGTAATGGCTATTTCAGGAAAAATGGATGGTCATTTCACGGCTCTTTGGGATGGTGGTCATGTGAAGTTTTTTTCTGTAAAAACGCTGACTGCTTTACTACAAGAAGAAGGCTTTACAAATCTCAACTTCAAATTTGCTGGCAGATTTCCTTACTTATGGAAATCGATGCTATGTTCTAGCTCCTTTATAGAGGCTTGA
- a CDS encoding glycosyltransferase, producing MKILHIIPSVAPIRGGPSRAVLEMVKALQRQGIESEIATTNDNGSGLLEVPLEQQVTYADVPVWFFPRLSPGIAAIREFAVSWSLTNWLQQHLYDYDLLHIHAIFSYPSTIGMAIARQHNHPYLVSPHGLLNRWSLKQQALKKQIYLKLIEQRNLNSSKAVHFTAFAEAQETASLKLIAPSSVIPLGITSPAVIFKAREKLRQKLKLSDSQPILLFLGRIHPKKGLDLLIPALANLRGYQFSLVIAGEGSPDYEQEVHRLIEYHNLSDRTYWLGFVSGVEKDIVLQGSDLFVLTSYSENFGIAVLEALAAGLPVLISDEVALSEVVRQHQVGYVTSLDIRHISEALNQALAGETNLQQMGDWGRQLILEKYTWDRIASNLSEVYTAILKREPIPTLY from the coding sequence GTGAAAATCCTGCATATTATTCCTTCCGTAGCACCTATTCGAGGTGGACCTAGTCGAGCAGTTTTAGAGATGGTCAAGGCACTACAGCGTCAAGGTATTGAGTCAGAAATTGCAACGACTAACGATAATGGTTCAGGGCTATTAGAAGTTCCTTTAGAACAACAAGTTACCTATGCAGATGTTCCAGTCTGGTTTTTTCCGCGACTTTCTCCTGGAATAGCTGCAATTAGAGAATTTGCCGTTTCTTGGTCTTTAACTAACTGGTTACAGCAGCATCTCTATGACTATGATTTGCTGCATATTCATGCTATTTTTTCCTATCCCTCAACTATAGGAATGGCGATCGCTCGTCAGCACAATCATCCTTACTTAGTTAGTCCCCATGGATTACTGAATCGTTGGTCTCTAAAACAACAAGCCCTGAAGAAACAGATCTACTTAAAGTTAATTGAACAACGCAACTTAAATAGCAGTAAAGCGGTTCATTTTACTGCTTTTGCAGAAGCCCAAGAAACCGCTTCTCTAAAACTGATAGCCCCATCATCTGTTATTCCTTTAGGTATAACTTCACCCGCAGTTATTTTTAAGGCTAGAGAAAAGTTAAGACAAAAACTTAAATTATCAGATAGCCAGCCTATCTTGCTGTTTCTTGGTCGTATTCACCCTAAAAAAGGTCTAGATCTTCTCATTCCTGCCTTAGCTAACTTAAGAGGCTATCAGTTCAGCCTAGTCATTGCAGGCGAAGGTAGCCCTGACTACGAACAAGAAGTCCATCGGTTAATAGAATACCATAATTTATCTGATCGTACTTACTGGCTTGGGTTTGTCAGCGGTGTTGAAAAAGACATCGTTCTGCAAGGGTCTGACCTATTTGTCTTGACCTCGTATTCAGAAAATTTTGGAATAGCGGTCTTAGAAGCCCTAGCTGCAGGTTTACCTGTATTAATCAGCGATGAGGTTGCGCTTTCTGAGGTTGTTCGCCAGCATCAAGTTGGCTATGTAACTTCCCTCGATATTCGTCATATTTCTGAAGCTTTAAACCAAGCCTTAGCTGGGGAGACGAATTTGCAGCAGATGGGCGATTGGGGTCGTCAACTAATTCTTGAGAAATATACTTGGGATCGTATTGCCTCGAACCTGAGTGAGGTATATACAGCCATCCTTAAACGAGAGCCTATACCTACCCTTTATTAA
- a CDS encoding O-antigen ligase family protein gives MLLLLAFQTRNGWRRWLTPRPVQFLIIVQVIIFLKTIAYGSISFALLAALSFAAVVLMVRLGPSRWLQDEQNFYWATWSIAVVGIIFILANVYQAIFDVHAITFVNGWFSGTTGNPQHAAVLVVTTLPCFIFLIESCKQWNWKKNLWIIGFISITIALFFTASRTGVLMFSVLFLFFYRHKIGGLLKLGLICGIALVVFLPLLNQDAGLGISYTTAINKLLSGDNTRAGVWSALWRAFINNPFFGAPLKGDRLGYGESSWLAAAATLGLVGLFPLMLFGLDCFRMINKLIQTAKKQPRYALHCNTVIAGLATLLAGSFSEAFLLGNLTFPLIALLMYLSMGSCLLEANARVQRQLYESQYSDDLSIVKP, from the coding sequence TTGCTGTTACTGCTTGCCTTTCAGACTAGAAACGGCTGGCGTCGTTGGCTAACACCACGTCCAGTTCAATTTCTGATAATTGTTCAGGTTATTATTTTCTTGAAAACTATTGCATACGGTAGCATTAGTTTTGCCTTGTTAGCTGCATTGTCATTTGCTGCAGTCGTGCTGATGGTAAGGCTGGGCCCTTCTCGCTGGCTGCAGGATGAACAAAATTTCTATTGGGCAACATGGTCAATCGCAGTAGTTGGAATCATATTTATTCTTGCTAATGTTTACCAAGCTATTTTTGATGTACATGCCATCACCTTTGTAAATGGGTGGTTTTCGGGAACAACGGGGAACCCTCAGCATGCTGCTGTTCTTGTAGTTACTACACTACCTTGCTTCATATTTTTGATTGAATCTTGCAAGCAGTGGAACTGGAAAAAAAACCTCTGGATAATTGGTTTTATCAGCATTACGATTGCATTATTTTTTACAGCTTCCCGTACTGGAGTATTAATGTTTAGTGTATTATTTTTGTTTTTCTACCGTCATAAAATAGGAGGTTTATTAAAGTTAGGATTGATATGTGGTATTGCTTTAGTAGTTTTTTTGCCATTGCTAAATCAGGATGCAGGTTTGGGTATATCCTACACAACAGCAATAAATAAACTCCTTTCAGGTGACAATACTCGTGCAGGGGTTTGGTCTGCTCTATGGCGTGCCTTTATCAATAACCCTTTCTTTGGTGCTCCCCTAAAGGGAGACCGTTTAGGCTATGGAGAAAGTTCATGGCTAGCTGCTGCTGCAACCTTAGGGTTAGTAGGTTTATTCCCCCTAATGCTATTTGGGTTAGATTGCTTCAGGATGATAAACAAACTCATTCAAACTGCTAAAAAACAGCCAAGGTATGCATTGCACTGTAATACTGTGATTGCTGGCTTAGCAACTCTACTAGCAGGCAGTTTTTCAGAAGCATTTCTATTAGGTAATCTTACATTTCCTCTCATAGCGCTGTTAATGTACTTATCAATGGGAAGTTGTTTGCTCGAAGCTAATGCTAGAGTCCAACGCCAGTTATATGAAAGCCAGTATTCAGACGACTTAAGCATAGTTAAACCATAG
- a CDS encoding glycosyltransferase family 4 protein: protein MTIKVVFCWSDISGYMAACWRALHQLPDIDVFIVAFQARTETAFSDQLMQGVPCRLLDLKERQDANLIEHLVTENCPDIVVLCGWFHQPYRQLAFASQLHGVTLIMTMDTPWWGTWRQYLTRWVLHSYLKQIDWVVVPGERSWQYARRLGFASARIMRGLYGINYEALASLWQERCQQPWPKSFLFVGRYRHDKGLDVLVEAYRHYRAQVKDPWSLICCGQGSLEHLMQEQPGIEDRGFVQPGDMRDMWRNTGVFLLPSRFDPWPLALVEAASAGLPVICSDACGSAVELIRSEYNGLMIPAEDPAALAQALLTTHKGYDSLLSWGQRSQQLAAPYAAEIWAVRWQKLCYQASQTKKNGKNTNS from the coding sequence ATGACTATAAAAGTTGTTTTTTGCTGGTCTGATATTTCCGGCTATATGGCAGCCTGTTGGCGTGCCTTACACCAACTGCCAGATATAGATGTTTTCATCGTAGCCTTTCAAGCACGCACTGAAACTGCCTTTTCTGACCAACTGATGCAAGGGGTTCCCTGCCGATTGCTAGACCTAAAAGAGCGACAAGATGCAAATCTCATCGAACACCTGGTAACTGAGAATTGCCCAGATATAGTTGTACTTTGTGGCTGGTTTCATCAACCCTATCGTCAATTAGCTTTTGCTTCTCAGTTGCATGGTGTCACTCTGATTATGACTATGGATACACCCTGGTGGGGAACCTGGAGGCAATATTTAACCCGCTGGGTACTGCATTCATATTTGAAACAGATAGATTGGGTAGTCGTTCCAGGTGAGCGCAGTTGGCAATATGCACGACGGCTGGGTTTTGCATCCGCTCGTATTATGCGTGGACTCTATGGAATTAACTATGAGGCATTGGCTTCACTGTGGCAGGAACGGTGCCAGCAACCTTGGCCGAAATCATTTCTTTTTGTTGGACGCTATCGCCATGACAAAGGACTTGATGTTTTGGTAGAAGCATATCGTCACTACCGCGCTCAAGTAAAAGATCCTTGGTCTCTTATCTGCTGCGGTCAGGGTTCTCTAGAACACTTAATGCAAGAACAACCTGGAATTGAAGATCGGGGTTTTGTGCAGCCTGGAGACATGCGAGATATGTGGCGCAATACAGGTGTGTTTCTTTTACCTAGCCGTTTTGATCCCTGGCCATTAGCTTTAGTAGAAGCAGCATCTGCTGGGCTACCTGTCATCTGTAGCGATGCCTGTGGTTCAGCTGTAGAACTTATTCGTTCGGAGTATAACGGGCTTATGATTCCTGCAGAAGATCCAGCCGCTTTGGCTCAAGCTTTGCTTACTACCCATAAGGGCTATGATTCCTTACTATCTTGGGGACAGCGATCGCAGCAACTGGCTGCTCCTTATGCTGCAGAAATATGGGCGGTTCGTTGGCAGAAACTTTGCTATCAAGCATCACAAACAAAAAAAAATGGGAAAAATACCAATAGTTAG
- a CDS encoding glycosyltransferase family 4 protein, giving the protein MKITAYIHPIRTYLPCTGVGRHINSILLRLNELQDVDLELLLSRQWLGTDGELDPRCPLRNLPKITSPTSENVTERAWKLFGYPKMDRYISDETDWLYAPVETYLPVTKCPVAITIHDIQAFEPNLPWSRTLKHRWFRYKWGQWVHRTLSDCRIVFTVSEFSKQRMVELLGANPKKLVVVGNGVEQPFFDIASVSPETLIRPVEQPYVFMVGGLRQKKGGDHFLAVAEKLRQRNSSIQIIIAGSSEPAYVQAATAHPNIKLLGVVPDEDLPRLLRGSLCLLFLSLYEGFGIPALEAMAVGVPAVVSNCASLPEVVGDAGIVVNPEASNEIADILIALASDRSLRNEYIQRGQKWANQFTWAACADKVIEAFKEFS; this is encoded by the coding sequence ATGAAAATTACTGCTTATATCCACCCTATTCGTACCTACCTTCCTTGTACAGGAGTAGGGCGGCATATTAATTCGATCTTATTAAGATTAAATGAATTACAAGACGTTGACTTAGAACTTTTGCTTTCTAGGCAATGGTTAGGCACTGATGGAGAACTAGATCCTCGTTGTCCCTTACGCAACCTCCCTAAAATCACATCTCCCACTTCGGAAAATGTAACTGAACGCGCTTGGAAGCTCTTTGGCTATCCAAAAATGGATCGCTATATTTCTGATGAAACTGATTGGTTGTATGCACCTGTAGAAACTTATCTTCCCGTTACTAAATGTCCTGTTGCCATTACCATTCACGACATCCAAGCTTTTGAACCGAACTTGCCTTGGTCAAGAACGCTGAAACATCGCTGGTTTCGCTATAAGTGGGGACAATGGGTACATCGAACTTTATCCGATTGCCGAATTGTGTTCACCGTCTCTGAATTTTCTAAGCAGCGGATGGTGGAATTATTGGGTGCAAACCCGAAAAAACTTGTTGTAGTTGGGAATGGTGTTGAGCAACCTTTTTTTGATATTGCATCCGTTAGCCCAGAAACTTTAATACGTCCTGTCGAGCAACCCTACGTTTTTATGGTTGGTGGACTCCGCCAGAAAAAAGGAGGAGATCATTTTCTCGCTGTAGCTGAAAAGCTCCGTCAACGCAACAGCTCAATTCAAATCATCATTGCAGGCAGCTCTGAACCTGCCTATGTTCAAGCTGCAACCGCACATCCTAATATTAAGCTGCTTGGTGTTGTTCCAGATGAGGACTTGCCTCGACTGTTACGTGGCTCGCTATGTCTACTGTTTCTTTCTCTCTATGAAGGATTTGGCATCCCTGCTTTAGAAGCAATGGCGGTAGGAGTTCCAGCAGTGGTTTCTAATTGTGCATCGCTACCAGAAGTTGTTGGAGATGCAGGAATTGTTGTGAACCCTGAAGCATCAAATGAGATTGCTGACATTCTTATCGCTTTAGCCAGCGATCGCAGTTTGCGTAATGAATACATTCAGCGAGGTCAGAAATGGGCTAATCAATTCACTTGGGCAGCATGTGCAGACAAAGTAATTGAAGCATTTAAAGAATTTAGCTAA
- a CDS encoding sulfotransferase family protein — MKNTEEKSADFFTISYERLPTFIGIGSQRCGSTWLDNVLRSHPQIVMAPKESSFFNLHIRTEGLEWYYKLFDESSAASIRGDITPTYAAMFPEKVAFVKQLIPHLKIVLIIRNPVDRLVSQITRQWTYSYTDKGALTTRNLFALLRQVDTSLSRRLTNYLTIYQIWTHFFDKNSILIEKYDTLAHNPQILISKVLTFLNADATYELLQDVSVKKYNQSKYKDEIPSMLKWYLAKEWLPSIKKLNEITDLDLNDWIYEMSDIASKSRFQWHLIRIFHKVYFVVPYNFAYLFANLVRRKFRLIQLRKYLKFNNS, encoded by the coding sequence ATGAAAAATACTGAAGAAAAATCCGCTGATTTTTTTACAATTAGCTATGAGCGATTACCGACTTTCATTGGTATTGGCAGTCAGCGTTGTGGCAGTACTTGGCTAGACAACGTTTTAAGGTCACACCCTCAAATTGTAATGGCTCCAAAGGAATCGAGCTTTTTTAATCTTCATATTAGGACTGAAGGGCTAGAGTGGTATTACAAGCTTTTTGATGAAAGTTCAGCAGCATCTATAAGAGGAGATATTACACCAACTTATGCAGCAATGTTCCCTGAGAAGGTTGCTTTTGTTAAGCAGCTCATTCCTCATCTCAAGATAGTTTTAATTATTCGGAATCCTGTTGATCGTCTTGTATCTCAAATTACACGCCAATGGACTTATTCCTATACAGATAAAGGAGCGTTAACAACTCGTAATTTGTTTGCTTTGTTAAGACAAGTTGATACAAGCCTCTCACGTCGTCTAACGAATTATTTGACCATCTATCAGATTTGGACTCATTTTTTTGATAAAAATAGTATTTTAATTGAGAAATATGATACTTTGGCTCATAATCCACAAATCCTTATTTCAAAAGTATTGACTTTTCTAAATGCTGATGCAACTTATGAGCTTCTACAAGATGTATCAGTAAAAAAATATAATCAATCAAAATATAAGGATGAAATTCCTTCTATGTTAAAATGGTACTTAGCAAAAGAGTGGTTGCCTAGTATAAAGAAGTTAAATGAAATTACTGATCTAGATCTGAATGATTGGATTTATGAAATGTCTGATATTGCCTCTAAGAGCAGATTCCAATGGCATTTGATCCGGATATTTCACAAAGTTTATTTTGTAGTTCCCTATAATTTTGCCTATTTGTTTGCTAATTTAGTGCGACGCAAATTTAGATTAATACAATTAAGAAAATACCTGAAATTCAATAACAGCTAA
- a CDS encoding glycosyltransferase yields MTPLVSIIIPTFNAEKYIKEAIESAISQSWSNKEIIAVDDGSTDHSLEIIRSFGDRIRWETGINQGAPISRNRGLELAQGEYIKFLDADDVLLLDCIEKQVAQVSQLSSDSKAIVYGDAMWVDRNGDPIPNHPLRARQPAEDPIAHILAQCPLTSCPLHKREYLLEIGGFDSCLPRGQEHDLHLRLVLAGVKFVHHPGFVYQYREYSDGDRISKNAYSKKGAMIYYNTLQRHKKLIEAQTGQTLAPEVRKILSQRFWMYGRSILREGYITEANQYFSDARQLDAKHCMVGSMPYPALVKLFGTKRAESMLQNAKSLLKSTAI; encoded by the coding sequence ATGACACCTCTAGTCTCCATTATCATCCCAACTTTCAATGCTGAAAAGTATATAAAAGAAGCAATAGAATCTGCCATATCACAATCATGGTCTAATAAAGAAATTATTGCTGTAGATGATGGCTCAACCGATCACAGCTTAGAAATCATTCGTTCCTTTGGCGATCGCATTCGTTGGGAAACAGGTATAAATCAAGGTGCCCCAATTTCTCGTAATCGAGGGCTTGAACTTGCACAAGGAGAATACATCAAGTTTCTTGATGCCGATGATGTCCTGCTACTAGATTGTATTGAAAAACAGGTTGCACAAGTTTCTCAACTATCCTCTGATAGTAAAGCTATTGTTTATGGTGATGCAATGTGGGTTGATCGCAATGGCGATCCAATTCCCAATCATCCACTGCGAGCGAGACAACCTGCTGAAGATCCGATCGCCCATATTTTAGCTCAGTGCCCATTAACATCTTGCCCATTACACAAACGAGAGTACTTATTAGAAATTGGCGGATTTGACTCTTGTTTACCGCGTGGTCAAGAACATGATTTACATTTGCGCCTAGTCTTAGCAGGGGTGAAATTTGTTCATCATCCAGGTTTTGTGTACCAGTACCGTGAGTATAGTGATGGCGATCGCATCAGCAAGAACGCTTACAGCAAAAAAGGAGCAATGATTTATTACAACACTCTGCAAAGGCATAAAAAGTTGATTGAAGCTCAGACAGGACAAACTCTGGCCCCTGAAGTGCGAAAGATTCTGTCACAGCGATTCTGGATGTATGGACGAAGCATTTTACGGGAAGGATACATAACAGAGGCAAATCAATATTTCTCAGATGCTCGACAACTAGATGCAAAACATTGCATGGTCGGTAGTATGCCTTATCCAGCACTAGTAAAGCTATTTGGAACTAAACGAGCGGAATCGATGTTACAAAATGCTAAAAGTTTGTTGAAATCAACTGCTATTTAA